The following proteins come from a genomic window of Pichia kudriavzevii chromosome 1, complete sequence:
- a CDS encoding uncharacterized protein (PKUD0A03170; similar to Saccharomyces cerevisiae YDL146W (LDB17); ancestral locus Anc_7.324), translated as MNEVSNQPSKNVGDIGSMKEFWELADELLYTKLYYDETTKEYITSWKQTETTESEINTLLVSYIALISKYREIVGDHLGEVCAYLLDIESYQKHREFCLRKMLSLLIYSVDCNLNNLELNCDVLGGEILREVNESISMNEQFINIIGCIMIKEHERDNQLMNILKEYQGFTVLSKVVRNYAAITKRTGDIYTQNYSPYLILWFDLCKDNNFVDEIDNIYEDEIIFLFDKLKVETRIEDEVNYIKFRLLLILNEQYVYQCGLKVQNGKKTNLVVYQMVRKIQYFQTFTEILVLNFNREMDTIDQILMMKYLYVVFSNEKTNRLVYLNDVKIIVDIIIRQLYDIPIKASSYIMDIYLRVLKCMLTKTNLRRHSYKREELVAVLEYLRGEDVNEHTRRLIDRCLQCSFFNPLTYANTQDNRSEELLPIRKVTPLIPPERSHSLPQLVQSPQPSPPSFSLPPPPPPPPSRLRGRESSVSSLSTSSSQTSGQGLSRLSSAKPPPPPPPPARTTSRRIV; from the coding sequence ATGAATGAAGTTAGTAATCAGCCAAGTAAAAATGTGGGGGATATTGGAAGCATGAAGGAATTTTGGGAGTTAGCCGACGAACTGCTGTATACAAAGCTATATTATGATGAAACCACAAAAGAATATATTACAAGCTGGAAGCAAACGGAAACCACGGAATCAGAAATCAATACTCTTCTTGTTAGTTATATTGCCCTTATATCCAAATATCGAGAAATAGTTGGCGATCACTTGGGGGAAGTCTGCGCATATCTACTGGACATTGAGAGTTATCAGAAACATCGAGAATTCTGTCTGCGGAAAATGCTGTCATTGTTGATATATTCGGTTGATTgtaatttgaataatttaGAATTGAACTGTGATGTTTTGGGCGGTGAAATCCTAAGGGAAGTTAATGAGAGCATCAGTATGAATGAgcaattcatcaatatcattgGATGTATAATGATCAAGGAGCATGAACGAGATAAccaattgatgaatatatTGAAGGAGTATCAAGGGTTCACAGTTTTAAGTAAAGTTGTAAGAAATTACGCTGCTATTACAAAGAGAACGGGAGATATATACACTCAGAATTACTCACCATATTTGATTCTGTGGTTTGATTTATGCAAGGAcaataattttgttgatgaaattgacaatatatatgaagatgaaattatttttttatttgacaAGCTGAAAGTTGAAAcaagaattgaagatgaggTGAACTATATCAAATTCCGACTTTTATTGATCTTGAATGAGCAATATGTGTATCAATGTGGTTTAAAAGTACAAAATGGCAAAAAGACAAATTTAGTTGTCTACCAAATGGTGAGGAAGATTCAATATTTCCAAACATTCACAGAGATACTCGTATTAAATTTCAATAGGGAGATGGATACCATTGAccaaattttgatgatgaaatatttGTACGTGGTGTTttccaatgaaaaaacCAACCGACTTGTATATTTGAACGACGTCAAAATTATTGTGGATATTATCATCAGACAGTTGTATGACATTCCAATAAAAGCATCCTCCTACATTATGGATATCTACCTACGTGTTCTTAAGTGCATGCTCACCAAAACGAACTTACGGAGGCATTCCTACAAGAGGGAGGAGCTCGTTGCTGTTCTAGAATACCTCCGCGGAGAAGACGTTAATGAGCATACAAGGCGTCTCATTGATCGATGCCTACAATGTTCTTTCTTTAATCCTCTCACATACGCCAATACCCAGGATAATAGGTCGGAAGAGTTATTACCCATAAGGAAAGTGACACCTCTAATTCCGCCAGAGAGGTCCCATTCTCTCCCTCAGCTTGTACAGAGCCCGCAACCTTCACCAccatcattttctttaccGCCACCACCTCCACCACCTCCCTCTCGTTTACGAGGTAGGGAAAGTTCGGTTTCctcattatcaacatcGTCCTCGCAAACTAGTGGACAAGGTCTTAGTAGACTATCCAGTGCCAAGCCACCACCTCCACCACCTCCACCTGCCCGGACAACGTCGCGTCGCATTGTCTAA
- a CDS encoding uncharacterized protein (PKUD0A03180; similar to Saccharomyces cerevisiae YLR211C; ancestral locus Anc_7.325): MSLGLVDVYGEEQNAERSTYSGDIPNAIQHHEKAISELNMIIEKIIQKKQHENDEFGVIDSLVVMRKQIESRIDQLRKIKPNSSSLDGNTIVKNKEAVESIPLLNSALADIQVSLLKNLNIRLKDHNSSKKIPFVNNFEINKIEHELQLLNFKSSHNINHRNELLTKLNMLYYGEMMNQREFIKDVVDIVKLCESRASIDKDWKKIDQITDDRLLGIVNELQERINRLEREKLHMEHEIITLKEKLNRNI; encoded by the coding sequence ATGAGCCTCGGACTTGTTGATGTATACGGAGAGGAGCAAAATGCAGAGAGGTCAACATATTCTGGAGACATCCCAAACGCAATACAGCATCATGAGAAGGCGATTTCAGAATTGAATATGAtaattgagaaaatcatCCAAAAAAAGCAACACgagaatgatgaatttggtGTAATCGACTCATTAGTTGTCATGAGAAAGCAAATAGAATCAAGAATCGATCAGCTACGCAAAATTAAGCCAAACTCTTCGTCTTTGGATGGAAATACCATAGTTAAGAATAAAGAGGCTGTGGAATCAATTCCATTATTGAATTCAGCACTCGCAGATATTCAGGTATCATTATTAAAAAATCTGAACATACGATTAAAAGATCATAATAGTAGTAAAAAGATCCCATTTGTTaacaactttgaaataaacaaaatagaACACGAATTACAACTATTAAATTTTAAAAGCTCACATAATATAAATCACCGCAATGAGTTACTAACAAAGTTAAATATGCTATACTATGGTGAAATGATGAATCAACGTGAATTCATCAAGGATGTAGTTGACATTGTTAAACTATGCGAATCACGAGCTAGTATAGACAAagattggaaaaaaattgacCAAATCACTGATGATCGTCTGCTTGGTATTGTCAATGAATTACAAGAACGTATAAACCGTTTGGAAAGAGAAAAGTTACATATGGAACATGAAATAATTACATTAAAAGAGAAACTAAATCGTAATATATGA